In Carassius auratus strain Wakin chromosome 46, ASM336829v1, whole genome shotgun sequence, the following proteins share a genomic window:
- the LOC113063867 gene encoding protein YIPF5-like isoform X2: MSGFDNFNADFYQSSYSVDDQNQGGYGYSDTDGQYGQYDYPQPMGYSGPPQQPYAGQIYQPTPAFTPASPQAMYGSSFEDEPPLLEELGINFDHIWQKTLTVLHPLKAADGSIMNETDLAGPMVFCLAFGATLLLTGKIQFGYVYGISAIGCLGMYCLLNLMSMTGVSFGCVASVLGYCLLPMITLSSFGVLFSLQGMLGMIITAAIIGWCSFSASKIFISALAMDGQQLLVAYPCALLYGVFALISVF, from the exons ATGTCAGGGTTTGACAACTTCAACGCAGACTTTTACCAGTCCAGTTACAGTGTGGATGATCAGAACCAGGGAGGATATGGCTACAGCGACACAGACGG ACAGTATGGACAGTATGACTACCCCCAGCCGATGGGCTACTCAGGGCCTCCCCAGCAGCCGTACGCAGGACAGATCTACCAGCCCACGCCAGCCTTCACGCCGGCCTCCCCACAGGCCATGTACGGGAGCAGCTTTGAGGATGAGCCCCCGTTGCTGGAAG AGCTGGGGATCAACTTTGACCACATCTGGCAGAAGACTCTGACTGTGCTGCACCCGCTGAAGGCAGCAGATGGCAGTATAATGAACGAAACGGACCTGGCTGGACCCATGGTGTTCTGTTTGGCCTTTGGGGCGACGTTACTCTTG ACGGGTAAGATCCAGTTCGGTTATGTGTATGGTATCAGTGCCATCGGGTGCCTCGGCATGTACTGCCTCCTGAACCTCATGAGCATGACGGGGGTCTCGTTCGGCTGTGTGGCTAGTGTCCTCGGTTACTGCCTGCTACCCATGATCACCCTGTCCAGTTTCGGGGTCCTCTTTTCCTTACA GGGCATGTTGGGTATGATTATAACAGCTGCCATCATTGGCTGGTGCAGTTTTTCGGCCTCTAAGATCTTCATCTCTGCTCTGGCCATGGACGGGCAGCAGCTGCTGGTGGCGTACCCCTGCGCCCTGCTGTACGGAGTCTTTGCCCTCATCTCCGTCTTTTGA
- the LOC113063867 gene encoding protein YIPF5-like isoform X1, translating to MSGFDNFNADFYQSSYSVDDQNQGGYGYSDTDGYNKQYGQYDYPQPMGYSGPPQQPYAGQIYQPTPAFTPASPQAMYGSSFEDEPPLLEELGINFDHIWQKTLTVLHPLKAADGSIMNETDLAGPMVFCLAFGATLLLTGKIQFGYVYGISAIGCLGMYCLLNLMSMTGVSFGCVASVLGYCLLPMITLSSFGVLFSLQGMLGMIITAAIIGWCSFSASKIFISALAMDGQQLLVAYPCALLYGVFALISVF from the exons ATGTCAGGGTTTGACAACTTCAACGCAGACTTTTACCAGTCCAGTTACAGTGTGGATGATCAGAACCAGGGAGGATATGGCTACAGCGACACAGACGGGTACAACAA ACAGTATGGACAGTATGACTACCCCCAGCCGATGGGCTACTCAGGGCCTCCCCAGCAGCCGTACGCAGGACAGATCTACCAGCCCACGCCAGCCTTCACGCCGGCCTCCCCACAGGCCATGTACGGGAGCAGCTTTGAGGATGAGCCCCCGTTGCTGGAAG AGCTGGGGATCAACTTTGACCACATCTGGCAGAAGACTCTGACTGTGCTGCACCCGCTGAAGGCAGCAGATGGCAGTATAATGAACGAAACGGACCTGGCTGGACCCATGGTGTTCTGTTTGGCCTTTGGGGCGACGTTACTCTTG ACGGGTAAGATCCAGTTCGGTTATGTGTATGGTATCAGTGCCATCGGGTGCCTCGGCATGTACTGCCTCCTGAACCTCATGAGCATGACGGGGGTCTCGTTCGGCTGTGTGGCTAGTGTCCTCGGTTACTGCCTGCTACCCATGATCACCCTGTCCAGTTTCGGGGTCCTCTTTTCCTTACA GGGCATGTTGGGTATGATTATAACAGCTGCCATCATTGGCTGGTGCAGTTTTTCGGCCTCTAAGATCTTCATCTCTGCTCTGGCCATGGACGGGCAGCAGCTGCTGGTGGCGTACCCCTGCGCCCTGCTGTACGGAGTCTTTGCCCTCATCTCCGTCTTTTGA